The window ttgtaaaattctttatattctcGGGCCTCCCTTCAAAGTCCAAAATCTAGTTTTAGAGAAATGTTTGGCTTCTTTAGAGCCCCAAACCTCTGTGTGCTTAAAAGTACACCTTTCTCAATCTACATAACTTGGAGATGGAAAGGGACTAGCCAGCCCGTCACCCAGGAGCAAGGACCACTTCTTGAATTCTCTCTCAGTTCCTGGTTAGATGGAAGccaggaaaaagaagaggaaaaaaaggaggagaaggagaaagagaaagaggaagaggaggaggaggaggaagaggagacggaggaggaggaagaagaggaagagaggagcgttgaggaggaggaggaagaagacgaggaggcggaggaggaggagaaggaggaggaggagtggggcGTCTGTGCAGAGATGAATGGTGATttatccctcctctctctccaccccaccccacccccactgccaagagccccctccctcccttagCCTTCCGCTCTATAATTGGACGcctgcttttcttcctctttcttcttatcAGACTCAGGTCTCCCAGAAGGAGGGCACAGCTGGAGAGAGACCCTAAAACACCTCCTGGAGGCAGGGAactggaggagagaaaggaagaaactaagagaaaaaaggggaagggaggagaaatagAGCAAGTCCTGGGATAGCCCTAGGCAGAGCTCTGTTCTTTTCTAGTCATCAAGAGTTTCCCTCTCCAAATACCTTGCACAGGTCAGTTTTaagcttctttctcctttatttcctaGCCTTCTCTTTGAAAACCTGAGAGTCACCTGTCAACTTCTTAACATCTGCCTTTCCTAGGTGCGGGGCGGGAGCGGTAATTATTGATTTCAAGGAGATATCCATCAGCTTCTATGAGACTGCCTGTATGGAGGGCTGGGGATGGACAGGCTTGAAGGATGGCAGGGGAAGGATGCAGCTGACAGTGCCGTGAGAGAGTCCTCAGTAGTGGCGCTAATTCTGCATGGCTCCCTGTTCGGGCACGCGCGCGcgaacacacacactcactcactcacattTGCACCTCTTCTCCGGTGCTTGGCCAAGAAGCGGGCGAGAAGAAAGGGGAGGTCTCAGAGACTTGATGCTTAAGGACAGGGACTCGGAGCGGGGCGGTCCTTCCCGGGCTTAGGGCCAGGATAGCTGGATGCCCTGATCCATTTCATCTCTGAAGCGATAGAAAAGCTGCTGCTGAGCCAAGCCTCCAGTGGGGTGAAAGAAGACTGGGAGATGTCTTCCCCAGGGTATGCTGGAGAGCTCTCTGTGCTCTGgcatcctcttccctttccctcccctttttattCTCCTGTAGTATCCCCAGATCCGAAGTATGCTCTTCTTCCCGGACTCCAATAAAGACGTGTACTACTGTGCCTGTATTTAGTGGGGGAAGCAATGTCACTTGCGCAAGAACTGGGTCCGTGGAATAGGGGAAATGAGCGAACGGGAAGTCTCTGGGACTTTTAGGAACTTAGAGGCTCTGGGCTCTAGTTTCTCTTGGCCACTCGGATGATGTGGGTTAATAGTCTTGGCATGCAGCTTGGAACTTGACTCTTCTCTTCGGCTAGGGGGATCTAGGAGTCATGACTTGCTCTGGCTTCCAGCTTGTATGCTTCTCTGATTCTCTTTTGGGCACCGGGTGTAGGGTTTGAGGGAACAGATTCAGTGGTTGGGGATGGACTTACATATGGTTGGGAGACCTCAGCTTAGATTCGGGTAGGTGGGTTagggatgaaaaaacaaaaccaaacctgTTGCTGATATCTGCTGAGGGAAGGGGGTTTAAGTAGTTATTCTTGAACTCTGAAGCCTTTAAAAGTTTCTTCAAAGGGATGACATGAAAGTCAGCCACTGGCCAGGGGCCCTGGATCAACCCAGTCCCAAGAGGCATCTTCTAAAGAccaatttgcttttaaaaaaatgtcatttgtaaTATAAAATGGAATGGGGGGTTGGAATCTCTCAGATGAGGCCCCCTGAGAGGATTATTCCTTTTGTCACTGTGTCAACACATTTCTGCTTTCCGAGGTGGGGAGAGATTAAGGAATCTAAGGGAATTATTTATCTTAGAAAAGTTCATTATTCTGCAGatgctaataaataaaattagtttaCCTGTAAACTCCATCTGTTTTGCTGTTGAATTACTAATCATAGACAAGAGAAATGGAGGTGTCAGGACTATATCCCCTGTATTCTTCTCTATCCTGTGATCCTTTTCTTACTTTAGATCTCTTGCTGTGAAGAGAGTTTTCTGTCCTAACTGAGTTGACAAAGTGACTGGGATGAAGGCATATAGTCAAATTCAATAAATTCTTGATGAATGACTGAAGGTCACATAAACTCATCCAAGTCCAAAGAGActtagattgtgtgtgtgtgtgtgtgtgtgtgtgtgtttcattagACAGATGCTGGCAAGAAGTTGGATCTTTTCTGCATCTGCTCTCAAGTATTTGACTTCTTATTAAAGTTCTAATAACTTTCCTCTTTGCAATAATCCTTGAAAACTTTTACAAAATCTCCATTTTGCCTGGAGGTTCCTTTCTGGTTCCAAGGAATCCTAGACTAGACTGAACCTAAAAATCTCCATTGTAACCCTGGCCTCCTAGGGGTCCTTTAGATTGAACAAAGTCCAAGAGACTAGGCTTTTAGAGCCATCTGGGAAAGGATCCTTCAGTTTTGTCCTAAAGTACTAGGGATGGCTTCAGATCTGCtttaggaaaaagagaagaccctttTATTCTAGATAGTACAGGCTACTTCTAAGATATTTCTTTTAGAGACAATTAAGACTTTCTCCAGAAGAATTAgagtcatagaatattagaagtgaaagggaccaTCGGGATTGTCTAaccaataccctcattttagagatgaggttAGTGAGGAGCAGCATTGATaagtcatcaaaaaaaaaaaaaaaaaaaaaaaaaaaaacagaaatagaaccCAGATTCCTAGTCCACTGTTCTTTACTCTGGATCACTGGTAACAAACTGAGATAAAAACAGATCCCTGCCAACTGAATATTGATTTGAAAACCACAAACTAATATCATATGTATTGTGTtatctttttacttattttgttaaatatttatcaattatattttaatttagtgGAGTGGGGCAGAGTTTTGATACTGTTTGCTGGTCAGATTGGCACCTCTGCTCAAAGCTATATGCTATGTCACTTGCTCCAATCTCTTCCCAAATTTATGGAACCAGCTAGACCTGAGGAACCAGAATACATGGTCATCTAAATGGGAAACCATCTTTCCCATCTCTAAATATATATCCCACACTACTTGAACTTCCTCCATTAGAGATGCATTCCTTTGAATTTAAAGGCATTGCAAGTTTCTTAAATCAGTTCCATGCTCATTATGATTCTAGagccaaaataataattttccaaattctaaatcagaattaattaacattttctctgtcaTGGTTTTTGGAAGTCTGGTgaatctcagaataatgtttgttgTCTAAATTCATAACAAAAAGCAAtgctacattttaaatttaatatattttatttttcatcaattatataacataatacataacataattatataacaatttatatttgttttttgcaaagttttgaattacaaattctatccttctttcccctctccttatCCCCTCCCTAAAATAGTAAGCAATTAAATAAAGGTTTTATACATgcaatatgtaaaacattttcattttaattattctaaCCAggagacaaataataataaaaaaaaagaatgaaagaaagtgaaaaataacatgcttcGTTCTATTTTCAAACAATAGCTGTTCCTTCTCTGGAGGCagattattatcttcattattcttactttaggattgtcttggatcattgcattgctaagCATAGTTAAGTCATTCCCAATTCCTCATCAACAATATTTTTGTTACAGTATGCAATGTTCTTCTAGTTTgactcatttcactctgcatcagttcatttaaatctttctaggttttcctgaaatcatccagcttatcatttcttatagcacagtacaATAgttatactacaacttgtttagccatttcccaattgatggacatccttttgatttccaattcttagccactacaTAAAGAGCTGAAATATTACATTTTGACTAGAGATTGATGAAAAtaaagtaggattttttttcttatccaaagTCATGGAtaccctgaaatctatccacagattCTATAAGGAGTTTATAGACTTGAGGTCGAATAACCCTTGATCAAATGTGTTGCACACTTTCCTCTCAACAATACTATGAAGTAGGTATATACTATTATCTCTGCTTTGTAGAATATAACACAATCTCAGAGAATTGAAGTGatacccagctagtaagtgacaaGGTTAGAACTAAAACCAGGGTAACCTTaattcccaaattcaaatttaaatgaaGTGTCCTTTTCATTACTATCATGACATTTTGGGAGGGGGGCAAAATTTTAGCAGTTAGCCAGAAGAATTACATGACTATCATCTTAcacaatatatttagaaatagaaattagatgTTCTGAAGAGTCAGATCACCCACAAGTTGACTGACTGGATTTTACTGAATATATATTAATTGGGGTTAGGACATTCACTTTGGAAATGGAACCTAGGATAGAATCCTATAGGGAAGCAAGGATCAGGAATGGGTTGAAGAACCAAAAGAGAGATCACACAGGTCTGAATACAAATTTTGCCTATTAATAAGGACAGCCTTGGAATCAACCACAGAAAAGCAATTGTCTTTCGCTTAGAGAATagtagaatttcaaagttggaaggaacttctgaggctatctagtccaatccatactAGAAAAGAATCCTCTCCTGAACAAGAGGTCATTCAGTCTTTTCTTGGAGACCAAGTGTAAGGGGAAACTCATATCTCTGTCTATAAATACTCCCTCTTTTGAgttattatcaattttatttttaaaataataaactttttatttctcaaaatgcatgcaaagatagttttttcaatattcactcttgctaaaccttgtgatccaaatttttctccctccctccttctttccccctccgctaaacagcaagtaatacaatgcagattaaacatgtgcaattctttgaagtatatttccacatttatcatgtgcacaagaaaaatcaaataaaaagggggaaatgagaaaaaaaaaacaagcaagcaaacaacaagaacaaaaaggatgaaaattctattttgtgatccacattcagtccccataatcctctctctagatgcagatggcttttcTCCATCACAGGGGTataggaattggcctgaatcatctccttgttgaaaagagccaagtccagaacaattgatcatcatataatcttgttattggtgtgcacaatgttctcttggttctcctcctttcatttagcatcatttgatgtaagtctttccagacctttctgaaataagcctgcttatcatttcgtatagaacaataatatcccattacattcaccataacttattcagccaattccccaactgatggacatccagtttccagttccttgccactacaaaaatggctgctacaaatatttttgcacatatgagtcctttcctCTCATTTGTGTTACTTTGTTTCCACTGAATAATCTCTTCGTGGATgactactccttttttttttttttttttttttggtatagttttttttttttttttaatagccttttatttacaggatatatacatgggtaactttacagcattaacaattgccaaacctcttgttccaatttttcacctcttaccccacccctccctaaatggcaggatgaccagtagatgttaaatatattaaaatataacttagatacacaataagtatacatgaccaaaccgttattttgctgtacaaaagaatcagactctgaaatattgtacaattagcttgtgaaggaaatcaaaaatgcggtgtgcataaatatagggattggaattcaatgtaatggttttagtcatctcccagagttcttttctgggtatagctagttcagttcattactgctccattagaaatgatttggttgatctcgtttgctgaggatggcctgatccatcagaactggtcatcatctagtattttgttgaagtatataatgatctcctggtcctgctcatttcactcagcatcagttcgtgtaagtctctccaggcctttctgaaatcatcctgttggtcatttcttacagaacagtaatattccataattttcatataccacaatttattcagccattctccaactgatggacatccattcagtttccagtttctagccactacaaaaagggctgccacaaacattcgtgcacatacaggtccctttcccttctttataatctctttgggatataatcccaggacTACTCCTTTTTTTGACTGGAGAGATACCATATTCACTTGgttcctctctttctctgcttctcccaAACCCCTCTATTCTCCCACAATGGAAAATCCTGGTTCTGTTCTTAGTTTTGTTCTTTacacttttctccttttatcccAGATTTTCAACTCCTCCTTTTAGGATTTATATTTTCAGGTTATAGATCCCAGGACATGAAAtagattcattttatttataaaaagccaaaaccaaaatttatttatacattaatGTTGTAGACTAGATGCTGCCCCAGTCTCAGCTGCTTTATACTAGGCAGCACACATAGATACACATGCATAAAAGATGAAGGGAAAGTAGGCTGAGCAGCCTGGCTCAGGGCTCTTGGCTAGTCACCTGACTCAGGTAGGGTTCCAGAAactactttttatttcatttatttttctcaatggtATTTTACTTTCCGAagtacacataaagatagttttcaacattatttttctaagattttgtgttccaaatgctttctctttctctcccttacctcccccttccctaagacagcaacCAACCTGATCTAGGTTATACAGggtacaatacttttaaacatttttccatatttgtcatgttaagCAAGgcaaatcagaccaaaaagggaaagagcacaagaaagcaaaagtaagcaaacaaacaaaaacgtgaaaaaactatgttttagTCCACATTccgtctccatagttctctctctggatgagggtGGCATTTTCCATatcaagtctattagaattgtcttggatcactgcttGCTTataagagccaagtccatcacagttgaccatcacataatcttgctcatattgtacacaatgttctcctggttctgtctcagcatcagttcatgtacatctttccaggcttttctgaaattagtccAGCAGATCTTCTATTTCcaaagtaaatacttttttttttctttttaaattttctttattgagCATGAACCCaagatttatttagttttttacaATTCTGatactcaaaatgaaaatttcaatttgCAAGAATTTATCCTCTGTCTTTCCCAAATCCACACcctcaatggaaaaagaaaagaaactgtacCTAATCAATGTGGATAATCAAGGCTAAAAATGCCCCCATGAACTCTTTATAAAAGTGGGTATGTGTCCCTCCTATTGCATTGTTAATCTATCACCACAATTTCAGGATATAGGTAACAAGGTGTGTCATGAGTGTTTTCCCTCAAGACGGCCTTTTGCTGTCCTTTCAGAGGGTGGCTGGGGAACTTGACATAGCATGATGATCTGGACTCTTGGGTAGACTGCAGATAGGTCCCTAGTCCATCCAGCAATTCTGGGGAGTACAGTGGTGATGGGCTACATGGGGAACTATATGGGTACTCCCCAGTGTCTCTCTAGGGAATTGAAAAGTAAAGCAACCTGATAGAGGATCCTGGGAGCTGAGAATAGGAATGATCTGGAGAGAGAAAGATTGCTTATTTTCAGAGGGCTGCCCTCTAACTCTGACCTCAGTCTTCCTTTGCCTGGATTTCCAGAATCTGATGCAGGGTTTGGGTGTATTTATATAAAGCATTCATGGCACTGGTCATGATATCTAGCCTGGTATGCAATGTGTTGACTTTATGACGCAGCATGGCCAGCTCTGAAGATTCCTGGTGGGAGCTTGAAGCAGCACTAAGTCTGCCCTCTGGACACGGTCTCTTGGTGCTGGATGAGGTGTTTGGTGAATCCAGAGGAAGCTGCCTCTTGTGACTGGAGCTGTGTACTTCCTGGGAATCCTCCAGATGGATGATGTTCTCAGTGACGAGGCTGGGATGCAAATCACCTTCTTCCTCACTATAGCAgacatcttcctcttcttcccttgtTTGATATCTGGAGCCACTGGGGCAACAGACTTCAGCCAGGGGTAATGGACTATCTGCCTCCACGTTGACCTTGAACTCCTGATCCCCAATGTCTTGCTCATTTTCCCTGGAGTTGCTCAGTGGGTCCTTGAAAAGGCTGGCTCCCAGCTCTACAGACACTTCCCAGGCAGGCTCACTGTATTGAGGATGCAATTGAATTTTGCCAGTT of the Sarcophilus harrisii chromosome 1, mSarHar1.11, whole genome shotgun sequence genome contains:
- the LOC111719125 gene encoding uncharacterized protein LOC111719125 yields the protein MPSRYNAGHWKYSEFTPPAARGPQAFQSEELPEFIQFSPIQSYLFLSCSIGLPEAQVLESGDTARIHYILLPVEISLSAMRPRQCNVPRWASKSRRAGKKFPVTGKIQLHPQYSEPAWEVSVELGASLFKDPLSNSRENEQDIGDQEFKVNVEADSPLPLAEVCCPSGSRYQTREEEEDVCYSEEEGDLHPSLVTENIIHLEDSQEVHSSSHKRQLPLDSPNTSSSTKRPCPEGRLSAASSSHQESSELAMLRHKVNTLHTRLDIMTSAMNALYKYTQTLHQILEIQAKED